The following coding sequences are from one Carcharodon carcharias isolate sCarCar2 chromosome 11, sCarCar2.pri, whole genome shotgun sequence window:
- the rrm1 gene encoding ribonucleoside-diphosphate reductase large subunit isoform X3: MFDKITSRIQKLCYGLNPDFVDPAQITMKVIQGLYSGVTTVELDTLAAETAATMTTKHPDYAILAARIAVSNLHKETKKVFCEVMEDLFNYVNPLTNSHSPMISKETLDIVLENKDRLNSAIIYDRDFSYNYFGFKTLERSYLLKVNGKVAERPQHMLMRVAVGIHKHDIDAAIETYNLLSERWFTHASPTLFNAGTNRPQLSSCFLLAMKDDSIEGIYDTLKQCALISKSAGGIGVAVSCIRATGSYIAGTNGNSNGLVPMLRVYNNTARYVDQGGNKRPGAFAIYLEPWHMDIFDFLELKKNTGKEEQRARDLFYALWIPDLFMKRVENNQDWSLMCPHDCPGLHDTWGEEFETLYERYEKEGRARKVVKAQQLWYAIIESQTETGTPYMLYKDACNRKSNQQNLGTIKCSNLCTEIVEYTSNNEVAVCNLASLALNMYVTADRTYDFNKLADVTRVVVRNLNKIIEVNYYPIPEAEYSNKKHRPIGIGVQGLADAFILMRYPFESEEAQKLNIQIFETIYYAALDASCDLAKELGPYESYQGCPVSKGILQYDMWNVTPTDLWDWKGLKEKIAKHGIRNSLLLAPMPTASTAQILGNNESIEPYTSNIYTRRVLSGEFQIVNPHLLKDLTERGLWSEDMKNQIIFQNGSIQTIEEIPDDLKSLYKTVWEISQKTVIKMAADRGAYIDQSQSLNIHVAEPNYGKLTSMHFYGWKQGLKTGMYYLRTRPAANPIQFTLNKENLQENAVVAADEKEKNKAAMVCSLENRADCLMCGS, translated from the exons ATGTTTGACAAGATAACTTCCCGGATACAGAAACTGTGCTATGGCCTGAACCCTGACTTCGTGGATCCA GCGCAAATTACAATGAAGGTGATTCAGGGCCTGTACAGTGGTGTTACCACCGTTGAACTAGATACgctagcagcagaaacagctgctACCATGACCACCAAACACCCTGACTATGCCATTCTGGCTGCAAGGATTGCAGTCTCCAACCTCCACAAAGAAACCAAGAAGGTGTTCTGTG AGGTCATGGAAGATTTATTTAACTATGTGAACCCTCTAACTAATTCTCACTCACCCATGATTTCCAAGGAAACCCTTGACATTGTACTGGAAAACAAGGAT CGCCTGAATTCTGCCATTATCTATGACCGGGACTTCTCTTACAATTACTTTGGATTCAAG ACACTGGAACGCTCCTATCTGCTAAAGGTCAATGGGAAAG TGGCAGAGCGTCCTCAGCACATGCTTATGAGGGTTGCTGTTGGAATCCATAAGCATGACATTGATGCTGCCATTGAAACATACAACCTATTGTCGGAGAGATGGTTCACTCATGCTTCTCCCACCCTCTTCAACGCTGGTACCAACAGGCCTCAACTCTCCAG CTGTTTTCTGCTGGCCATGAAAGACGACAGCATTGAAGGGATTTATGATACATTGAAGCAGTGCGCTCTGATTTCCAAATCTGCTGGCGGGATTGGTGTTGCTGTGAGCTGTATCCGAGCGACGGGAAGCTACATTGCAGGC ACTAATGGAAACAGTAATGGTCTTGTCCCAATGTTGCGGGTTTACAATAACACAGCACGTTACGTGGACCAAGGTGGAAACAAG AGACCAGGGGCCTTTGCCATTTACCTGGAACCCTGGCACATGGATATCTTTGACTTCTTGGAGCTAAAGAAGAACACTGGAAAGGAGGAGCAGCGAGCTCGTGATCTCTTCTATGCACTTTGGATTCCGGATCTCTTCATGAAGCGCGTAGAGAACAACCAG GACTGGTCTTTAATGTGTCCCCACGATTGTCCAGGCCTGCATGATACTTGGGGAGAAGAGTTTGAGACTCTGTACGAGAG GTACGAGAAAGAGGGACGTGCCCGCAAGGTGGTGAAGGCACAGCAGCTGTGGTACGCAATCATAGAGTCACAGACAGAGACGGGAACTCCCTATATGCTGTATAAAGATGCCTGCAATAGGAAGAGTAACCAGCAGAACCTGGGCACCATCAAATGCAGCAATCTGTGCACTGAGATTGTGGAATATACCAGTAATAATGAG GTTGCAGTTTGTAACTTGGCTTCTCTGGCGTTGAATATGTATGTCACTGCAGATCGTACCTATGACTTCAACAAACTAGCTGATGTCACCCGGGTGGTGGTTAGGAACCTGAATAAAATCATCGAAGTGAACTACTATCCGATTCCAGAG GCGGAATATTCTAACAAAAAACACCGGCCGATAGGAATTGGAGTTCAGGGACTAGCAGATGCCTTCATCCTGATGCGCTACCCCTTTGAAAGCGAAGAAGCACAGAAACTCAACATCCAGATCTTTGAAACCATTTACTATGCAGCACTTGATGCGAGCTGTGACCTGGCCAAGGAACTGGGCCCTTATGAGAGTTACCAGGGCTGCCCTGTCAGCAAAGGG ATCCTTCAGTATGACATGTGGAACGTCACTCCAACTGATCTTTGGGACTGGAAGGGGCTAAAGGAGAAGATTGCAAA ACATGGTATTAGGAACAGCCTCCTGCTTGCCCCAATGCCAACTGCCTCTACAGCTCAGATTCTGGGTAACAATGAATCAATTGAACCATACACCAGCAACATCTACACACGCCGAGTACTCTCTGGGGAGTTCCAG ATTGTTAACCCTCATTTACTGAAAGACCTGACTGAACGTGGACTGTGGAGTGAAGATATGAAGAACCAAATCATTTTTCAGAATGGATCGATCCAG ACTATTGAAGAGATCCCTGATGACCTAAAGTCACTGTACAAGACAGTTTGGGAGATATCACAGAAGACTGTGATTAAGATGGCGGCAGACCGCGGAGCTTACATTGACCAGAGCCAGTCACTGAATATCCATGTTGCTGAGCCCAATTATGGCAAGCTGACTAGCATGCATTTCTACGGCTGGAAGCAG GGGCTGAAGACTGGGATGTATTATTTAAGGACCAGGCCTGCAGCCAATCCTATCCAGTTCACTCTGAACAAGGAAAACCTCCAGGAAaatgcagttgtggctgcagacGAGAAGGAGAAGAACAAAGCAGCCATGGTGTGCTCACTGGAGAACAGGGCAGATTGCCTGATGTGTGGCTCTTAA
- the rrm1 gene encoding ribonucleoside-diphosphate reductase large subunit isoform X1: MFVIKRDGRQERVMFDKITSRIQKLCYGLNPDFVDPAQITMKVIQGLYSGVTTVELDTLAAETAATMTTKHPDYAILAARIAVSNLHKETKKVFCEVMEDLFNYVNPLTNSHSPMISKETLDIVLENKDRLNSAIIYDRDFSYNYFGFKTLERSYLLKVNGKVAERPQHMLMRVAVGIHKHDIDAAIETYNLLSERWFTHASPTLFNAGTNRPQLSSCFLLAMKDDSIEGIYDTLKQCALISKSAGGIGVAVSCIRATGSYIAGTNGNSNGLVPMLRVYNNTARYVDQGGNKRPGAFAIYLEPWHMDIFDFLELKKNTGKEEQRARDLFYALWIPDLFMKRVENNQDWSLMCPHDCPGLHDTWGEEFETLYERYEKEGRARKVVKAQQLWYAIIESQTETGTPYMLYKDACNRKSNQQNLGTIKCSNLCTEIVEYTSNNEVAVCNLASLALNMYVTADRTYDFNKLADVTRVVVRNLNKIIEVNYYPIPEAEYSNKKHRPIGIGVQGLADAFILMRYPFESEEAQKLNIQIFETIYYAALDASCDLAKELGPYESYQGCPVSKGILQYDMWNVTPTDLWDWKGLKEKIAKHGIRNSLLLAPMPTASTAQILGNNESIEPYTSNIYTRRVLSGEFQIVNPHLLKDLTERGLWSEDMKNQIIFQNGSIQTIEEIPDDLKSLYKTVWEISQKTVIKMAADRGAYIDQSQSLNIHVAEPNYGKLTSMHFYGWKQGLKTGMYYLRTRPAANPIQFTLNKENLQENAVVAADEKEKNKAAMVCSLENRADCLMCGS, translated from the exons ATGGTCGTCAGGAGCGAGTCATGTTTGACAAGATAACTTCCCGGATACAGAAACTGTGCTATGGCCTGAACCCTGACTTCGTGGATCCA GCGCAAATTACAATGAAGGTGATTCAGGGCCTGTACAGTGGTGTTACCACCGTTGAACTAGATACgctagcagcagaaacagctgctACCATGACCACCAAACACCCTGACTATGCCATTCTGGCTGCAAGGATTGCAGTCTCCAACCTCCACAAAGAAACCAAGAAGGTGTTCTGTG AGGTCATGGAAGATTTATTTAACTATGTGAACCCTCTAACTAATTCTCACTCACCCATGATTTCCAAGGAAACCCTTGACATTGTACTGGAAAACAAGGAT CGCCTGAATTCTGCCATTATCTATGACCGGGACTTCTCTTACAATTACTTTGGATTCAAG ACACTGGAACGCTCCTATCTGCTAAAGGTCAATGGGAAAG TGGCAGAGCGTCCTCAGCACATGCTTATGAGGGTTGCTGTTGGAATCCATAAGCATGACATTGATGCTGCCATTGAAACATACAACCTATTGTCGGAGAGATGGTTCACTCATGCTTCTCCCACCCTCTTCAACGCTGGTACCAACAGGCCTCAACTCTCCAG CTGTTTTCTGCTGGCCATGAAAGACGACAGCATTGAAGGGATTTATGATACATTGAAGCAGTGCGCTCTGATTTCCAAATCTGCTGGCGGGATTGGTGTTGCTGTGAGCTGTATCCGAGCGACGGGAAGCTACATTGCAGGC ACTAATGGAAACAGTAATGGTCTTGTCCCAATGTTGCGGGTTTACAATAACACAGCACGTTACGTGGACCAAGGTGGAAACAAG AGACCAGGGGCCTTTGCCATTTACCTGGAACCCTGGCACATGGATATCTTTGACTTCTTGGAGCTAAAGAAGAACACTGGAAAGGAGGAGCAGCGAGCTCGTGATCTCTTCTATGCACTTTGGATTCCGGATCTCTTCATGAAGCGCGTAGAGAACAACCAG GACTGGTCTTTAATGTGTCCCCACGATTGTCCAGGCCTGCATGATACTTGGGGAGAAGAGTTTGAGACTCTGTACGAGAG GTACGAGAAAGAGGGACGTGCCCGCAAGGTGGTGAAGGCACAGCAGCTGTGGTACGCAATCATAGAGTCACAGACAGAGACGGGAACTCCCTATATGCTGTATAAAGATGCCTGCAATAGGAAGAGTAACCAGCAGAACCTGGGCACCATCAAATGCAGCAATCTGTGCACTGAGATTGTGGAATATACCAGTAATAATGAG GTTGCAGTTTGTAACTTGGCTTCTCTGGCGTTGAATATGTATGTCACTGCAGATCGTACCTATGACTTCAACAAACTAGCTGATGTCACCCGGGTGGTGGTTAGGAACCTGAATAAAATCATCGAAGTGAACTACTATCCGATTCCAGAG GCGGAATATTCTAACAAAAAACACCGGCCGATAGGAATTGGAGTTCAGGGACTAGCAGATGCCTTCATCCTGATGCGCTACCCCTTTGAAAGCGAAGAAGCACAGAAACTCAACATCCAGATCTTTGAAACCATTTACTATGCAGCACTTGATGCGAGCTGTGACCTGGCCAAGGAACTGGGCCCTTATGAGAGTTACCAGGGCTGCCCTGTCAGCAAAGGG ATCCTTCAGTATGACATGTGGAACGTCACTCCAACTGATCTTTGGGACTGGAAGGGGCTAAAGGAGAAGATTGCAAA ACATGGTATTAGGAACAGCCTCCTGCTTGCCCCAATGCCAACTGCCTCTACAGCTCAGATTCTGGGTAACAATGAATCAATTGAACCATACACCAGCAACATCTACACACGCCGAGTACTCTCTGGGGAGTTCCAG ATTGTTAACCCTCATTTACTGAAAGACCTGACTGAACGTGGACTGTGGAGTGAAGATATGAAGAACCAAATCATTTTTCAGAATGGATCGATCCAG ACTATTGAAGAGATCCCTGATGACCTAAAGTCACTGTACAAGACAGTTTGGGAGATATCACAGAAGACTGTGATTAAGATGGCGGCAGACCGCGGAGCTTACATTGACCAGAGCCAGTCACTGAATATCCATGTTGCTGAGCCCAATTATGGCAAGCTGACTAGCATGCATTTCTACGGCTGGAAGCAG GGGCTGAAGACTGGGATGTATTATTTAAGGACCAGGCCTGCAGCCAATCCTATCCAGTTCACTCTGAACAAGGAAAACCTCCAGGAAaatgcagttgtggctgcagacGAGAAGGAGAAGAACAAAGCAGCCATGGTGTGCTCACTGGAGAACAGGGCAGATTGCCTGATGTGTGGCTCTTAA
- the rrm1 gene encoding ribonucleoside-diphosphate reductase large subunit isoform X2, which yields MDGRQERVMFDKITSRIQKLCYGLNPDFVDPAQITMKVIQGLYSGVTTVELDTLAAETAATMTTKHPDYAILAARIAVSNLHKETKKVFCEVMEDLFNYVNPLTNSHSPMISKETLDIVLENKDRLNSAIIYDRDFSYNYFGFKTLERSYLLKVNGKVAERPQHMLMRVAVGIHKHDIDAAIETYNLLSERWFTHASPTLFNAGTNRPQLSSCFLLAMKDDSIEGIYDTLKQCALISKSAGGIGVAVSCIRATGSYIAGTNGNSNGLVPMLRVYNNTARYVDQGGNKRPGAFAIYLEPWHMDIFDFLELKKNTGKEEQRARDLFYALWIPDLFMKRVENNQDWSLMCPHDCPGLHDTWGEEFETLYERYEKEGRARKVVKAQQLWYAIIESQTETGTPYMLYKDACNRKSNQQNLGTIKCSNLCTEIVEYTSNNEVAVCNLASLALNMYVTADRTYDFNKLADVTRVVVRNLNKIIEVNYYPIPEAEYSNKKHRPIGIGVQGLADAFILMRYPFESEEAQKLNIQIFETIYYAALDASCDLAKELGPYESYQGCPVSKGILQYDMWNVTPTDLWDWKGLKEKIAKHGIRNSLLLAPMPTASTAQILGNNESIEPYTSNIYTRRVLSGEFQIVNPHLLKDLTERGLWSEDMKNQIIFQNGSIQTIEEIPDDLKSLYKTVWEISQKTVIKMAADRGAYIDQSQSLNIHVAEPNYGKLTSMHFYGWKQGLKTGMYYLRTRPAANPIQFTLNKENLQENAVVAADEKEKNKAAMVCSLENRADCLMCGS from the exons ATGG ATGGTCGTCAGGAGCGAGTCATGTTTGACAAGATAACTTCCCGGATACAGAAACTGTGCTATGGCCTGAACCCTGACTTCGTGGATCCA GCGCAAATTACAATGAAGGTGATTCAGGGCCTGTACAGTGGTGTTACCACCGTTGAACTAGATACgctagcagcagaaacagctgctACCATGACCACCAAACACCCTGACTATGCCATTCTGGCTGCAAGGATTGCAGTCTCCAACCTCCACAAAGAAACCAAGAAGGTGTTCTGTG AGGTCATGGAAGATTTATTTAACTATGTGAACCCTCTAACTAATTCTCACTCACCCATGATTTCCAAGGAAACCCTTGACATTGTACTGGAAAACAAGGAT CGCCTGAATTCTGCCATTATCTATGACCGGGACTTCTCTTACAATTACTTTGGATTCAAG ACACTGGAACGCTCCTATCTGCTAAAGGTCAATGGGAAAG TGGCAGAGCGTCCTCAGCACATGCTTATGAGGGTTGCTGTTGGAATCCATAAGCATGACATTGATGCTGCCATTGAAACATACAACCTATTGTCGGAGAGATGGTTCACTCATGCTTCTCCCACCCTCTTCAACGCTGGTACCAACAGGCCTCAACTCTCCAG CTGTTTTCTGCTGGCCATGAAAGACGACAGCATTGAAGGGATTTATGATACATTGAAGCAGTGCGCTCTGATTTCCAAATCTGCTGGCGGGATTGGTGTTGCTGTGAGCTGTATCCGAGCGACGGGAAGCTACATTGCAGGC ACTAATGGAAACAGTAATGGTCTTGTCCCAATGTTGCGGGTTTACAATAACACAGCACGTTACGTGGACCAAGGTGGAAACAAG AGACCAGGGGCCTTTGCCATTTACCTGGAACCCTGGCACATGGATATCTTTGACTTCTTGGAGCTAAAGAAGAACACTGGAAAGGAGGAGCAGCGAGCTCGTGATCTCTTCTATGCACTTTGGATTCCGGATCTCTTCATGAAGCGCGTAGAGAACAACCAG GACTGGTCTTTAATGTGTCCCCACGATTGTCCAGGCCTGCATGATACTTGGGGAGAAGAGTTTGAGACTCTGTACGAGAG GTACGAGAAAGAGGGACGTGCCCGCAAGGTGGTGAAGGCACAGCAGCTGTGGTACGCAATCATAGAGTCACAGACAGAGACGGGAACTCCCTATATGCTGTATAAAGATGCCTGCAATAGGAAGAGTAACCAGCAGAACCTGGGCACCATCAAATGCAGCAATCTGTGCACTGAGATTGTGGAATATACCAGTAATAATGAG GTTGCAGTTTGTAACTTGGCTTCTCTGGCGTTGAATATGTATGTCACTGCAGATCGTACCTATGACTTCAACAAACTAGCTGATGTCACCCGGGTGGTGGTTAGGAACCTGAATAAAATCATCGAAGTGAACTACTATCCGATTCCAGAG GCGGAATATTCTAACAAAAAACACCGGCCGATAGGAATTGGAGTTCAGGGACTAGCAGATGCCTTCATCCTGATGCGCTACCCCTTTGAAAGCGAAGAAGCACAGAAACTCAACATCCAGATCTTTGAAACCATTTACTATGCAGCACTTGATGCGAGCTGTGACCTGGCCAAGGAACTGGGCCCTTATGAGAGTTACCAGGGCTGCCCTGTCAGCAAAGGG ATCCTTCAGTATGACATGTGGAACGTCACTCCAACTGATCTTTGGGACTGGAAGGGGCTAAAGGAGAAGATTGCAAA ACATGGTATTAGGAACAGCCTCCTGCTTGCCCCAATGCCAACTGCCTCTACAGCTCAGATTCTGGGTAACAATGAATCAATTGAACCATACACCAGCAACATCTACACACGCCGAGTACTCTCTGGGGAGTTCCAG ATTGTTAACCCTCATTTACTGAAAGACCTGACTGAACGTGGACTGTGGAGTGAAGATATGAAGAACCAAATCATTTTTCAGAATGGATCGATCCAG ACTATTGAAGAGATCCCTGATGACCTAAAGTCACTGTACAAGACAGTTTGGGAGATATCACAGAAGACTGTGATTAAGATGGCGGCAGACCGCGGAGCTTACATTGACCAGAGCCAGTCACTGAATATCCATGTTGCTGAGCCCAATTATGGCAAGCTGACTAGCATGCATTTCTACGGCTGGAAGCAG GGGCTGAAGACTGGGATGTATTATTTAAGGACCAGGCCTGCAGCCAATCCTATCCAGTTCACTCTGAACAAGGAAAACCTCCAGGAAaatgcagttgtggctgcagacGAGAAGGAGAAGAACAAAGCAGCCATGGTGTGCTCACTGGAGAACAGGGCAGATTGCCTGATGTGTGGCTCTTAA